A DNA window from Haloactinospora alba contains the following coding sequences:
- a CDS encoding DUF3145 domain-containing protein, whose product MSARGVLYVHSAPAALCPHVEWAVAGVMGVPVRLEWTAQPAAPGVQRSELNWQGTPGVSGAIASALNGWQKLRFEVTEEATPGCDGVRYSYTPALGIFTAVTSAAGEVMVSESRLRAAMESAAAHGTDLAEELDRLTGRVWDEELEPFRHAGEGAPVRWLHAAG is encoded by the coding sequence GTGTCCGCACGCGGCGTCTTGTACGTACACTCCGCTCCTGCGGCGCTGTGCCCGCATGTCGAATGGGCGGTCGCCGGGGTGATGGGTGTACCCGTGCGACTCGAGTGGACAGCCCAGCCGGCCGCCCCGGGAGTGCAACGTTCCGAGCTGAACTGGCAGGGCACGCCGGGTGTGTCCGGCGCCATCGCCTCCGCGCTGAACGGTTGGCAGAAGCTTCGCTTCGAGGTGACCGAGGAGGCGACGCCCGGATGCGACGGGGTGCGTTACAGCTACACCCCCGCACTGGGCATCTTCACCGCCGTCACGAGCGCGGCGGGGGAGGTCATGGTCTCCGAGTCCCGGCTGCGTGCGGCGATGGAGAGCGCGGCGGCGCACGGGACCGACCTCGCCGAGGAACTCGACCGGCTCACCGGCCGTGTGTGGGACGAGGAACTCGAACCGTTCCGCCACGCCGGGGAGGGCGCCCCGGTGCGTTGGTTGCACGCCGCCGGCTGA
- a CDS encoding enoyl-CoA hydratase-related protein: MAETTGELVRWEVDRGIATLTLDSPGNRNALSARLRAELSRGLAAAMADDGVRGVVLTASGSVFCAGADLKEIAAERAGHPPAPADAPGMPELFSAVMDAPKPVVARVNGPARAGGIGLVAAADIAVATTEATFAFTEVRIGVVPAIISVPVAARMHHRWMSRYFLTGETFDAAAAVDSGLLTRAVPPEELDAATESVLDGLRQGAPRALARTKELLGAGHASEREAAFAEMGELSAEFFDSADAAEGRSAFREKRQPNWVL, translated from the coding sequence ATGGCGGAGACGACAGGCGAGTTGGTCCGATGGGAGGTCGACCGGGGAATAGCCACTCTCACCCTGGATTCGCCGGGCAACCGCAACGCGTTGTCGGCCCGGTTGCGCGCCGAGCTTTCCCGGGGACTGGCGGCGGCCATGGCCGACGACGGGGTGCGCGGGGTGGTCCTGACCGCGTCCGGGTCGGTGTTCTGCGCTGGTGCCGACCTGAAGGAGATCGCGGCCGAGCGCGCGGGGCACCCACCGGCTCCCGCCGACGCCCCCGGGATGCCGGAACTGTTCTCCGCGGTCATGGACGCTCCCAAACCGGTGGTCGCCAGGGTGAACGGTCCGGCGCGCGCCGGCGGCATCGGCCTGGTCGCGGCCGCCGACATCGCCGTGGCCACCACGGAGGCCACGTTCGCCTTCACCGAGGTCCGGATCGGAGTCGTCCCCGCGATAATCTCGGTTCCGGTCGCGGCCCGGATGCACCACCGCTGGATGAGCCGCTACTTCCTGACGGGGGAGACGTTCGACGCGGCCGCTGCTGTGGACAGTGGGTTGCTGACCCGCGCCGTACCTCCGGAGGAGCTGGACGCCGCCACCGAGAGCGTTCTGGACGGTCTGCGCCAGGGTGCCCCCCGGGCACTGGCGCGCACGAAGGAGCTGTTGGGGGCGGGCCACGCCTCCGAACGGGAGGCGGCGTTCGCCGAGATGGGAGAGCTGTCCGCGGAGTTCTTCGACAGTGCGGATGCCGCCGAGGGGCGTTCCGCGTTCCGCGAGAAACGTCAGCCTAACTGGGTGTTGTAA
- a CDS encoding anhydro-N-acetylmuramic acid kinase, with protein MRVIGLSSGTSIDGIDVAAADLELTGDLLRMTPLGHRTVPYSPHLRRTIGEALPPAPTTMETVCRIDTLAGQEFAAAAARGAAELTGDTAELVASHGQTLFHWVEEGRTAGSLQLGQPAWISERTGLPVVADLRAADVAAGGQGAPLASVLDVLLLHDRPAPAAALNLGGIANVTVARGDAPETAFDTGPGNALLDAAASRVTDGREHADTGGRWAASGNVADHVLRHLLSDPYYQRAPPKTTGKERFHAGYLADAIGGSDITAADLMATLTELTAVTVADALRPHGVGEVLASGGGTRNPVLMRRLADRLRPARLIPTDDIGLDSDAKEAYLFALLGFLTWNGLSGSLPGCTGARRAPVAGSITPGTAPLRLPAPHPTFPTRMRIDDARH; from the coding sequence GTGCGCGTCATCGGCCTTTCCTCGGGAACGTCGATCGACGGTATCGATGTCGCGGCCGCCGACCTGGAGCTCACCGGCGATCTGCTGCGTATGACCCCGCTCGGCCACCGCACCGTGCCGTACTCCCCCCACCTCCGCCGGACCATCGGGGAGGCGCTGCCGCCGGCCCCCACGACGATGGAGACCGTGTGCCGCATCGACACCCTGGCCGGACAGGAGTTCGCTGCCGCAGCGGCGCGCGGAGCAGCGGAGCTCACCGGCGACACGGCCGAACTCGTCGCCTCCCACGGCCAGACCCTCTTCCACTGGGTGGAGGAGGGGCGCACCGCGGGTTCCCTGCAACTCGGACAGCCCGCCTGGATCTCCGAACGGACCGGACTACCCGTTGTGGCGGACCTCCGCGCCGCCGACGTGGCCGCGGGAGGCCAGGGGGCGCCCCTGGCCTCCGTCCTCGACGTCCTCCTGCTCCACGACCGCCCGGCGCCGGCGGCGGCGCTGAACCTCGGCGGTATCGCCAACGTGACCGTCGCACGCGGGGACGCGCCTGAGACCGCCTTCGACACCGGCCCCGGCAACGCGCTGTTGGACGCTGCCGCCAGCCGCGTGACCGACGGGCGGGAGCACGCCGACACCGGTGGGCGGTGGGCCGCCTCCGGAAACGTCGCCGACCACGTGCTGCGCCACCTGCTGTCGGACCCGTACTACCAGCGCGCTCCCCCGAAGACCACCGGAAAGGAGCGTTTCCACGCGGGATACCTCGCGGACGCGATCGGCGGAAGCGACATCACCGCCGCCGACCTCATGGCCACCCTCACCGAACTCACCGCGGTGACCGTGGCGGACGCGCTCCGTCCCCACGGGGTGGGTGAGGTACTCGCCTCCGGTGGGGGAACCCGCAACCCGGTTCTGATGCGCCGCCTCGCCGACAGGCTGCGCCCCGCCCGTCTCATCCCGACGGACGACATCGGTCTGGACAGCGACGCGAAAGAGGCGTACCTGTTCGCGCTTCTCGGGTTCCTCACCTGGAACGGCCTCAGCGGTTCCCTGCCCGGTTGCACCGGAGCCCGACGAGCACCGGTAGCGGGAAGCATCACTCCCGGAACCGCACCACTGCGGCTTCCCGCTCCCCACCCCACGTTCCCGACACGGATGCGTATCGACGACGCCCGACACTGA
- a CDS encoding DUF2203 domain-containing protein, with the protein MEDDTTRSHEAGEAHVFTVAEARALMPEVRSNAADLVSLRADMAELAAEVRGVGGSALGGVAELKAMEARFSELQTWFTDKGIEVKGIAPLLIDFPASLDGVSVRLCWLEDETELGWYHRSDLGFLGRRPLPPEAS; encoded by the coding sequence ATGGAGGATGACACAACCCGTTCGCACGAGGCGGGCGAGGCACACGTTTTCACGGTGGCGGAGGCGCGTGCGCTCATGCCCGAGGTACGCAGCAACGCGGCGGACCTCGTCTCCCTGCGGGCGGACATGGCCGAACTCGCCGCCGAGGTCCGCGGGGTCGGCGGTTCCGCGCTGGGCGGGGTCGCCGAGCTCAAGGCCATGGAAGCGCGGTTCAGCGAACTGCAGACCTGGTTCACGGACAAGGGGATCGAGGTGAAGGGGATAGCACCGCTTCTCATCGATTTCCCGGCGTCACTGGACGGTGTGTCGGTGCGGTTGTGCTGGTTGGAGGACGAGACCGAGCTGGGCTGGTACCACCGGAGCGACCTCGGTTTCCTCGGCCGCCGCCCTCTCCCACCCGAGGCTTCCTGA
- a CDS encoding DUF1707 SHOCT-like domain-containing protein yields the protein MRASDADRDATAERLAIALQEGRLGVTEYEQRLDAAMNATVLGQLWKLSADLPEPPEPEESDRELATADQSGFVSPWKDWIDEWRWWLGGAVIMTGIWGVTSIMGGALLPFWPLVPLGIWAAILVAAAIWPDESSGSRR from the coding sequence ATGCGCGCCTCGGACGCTGACCGGGACGCCACAGCCGAACGTCTCGCGATCGCCCTTCAGGAAGGCCGGCTCGGCGTGACGGAGTACGAGCAGCGCCTGGACGCGGCGATGAACGCAACCGTTCTGGGCCAGCTATGGAAACTATCGGCTGACCTTCCCGAGCCTCCGGAACCCGAGGAGTCCGACAGGGAACTGGCCACCGCGGACCAGTCCGGTTTCGTCTCACCGTGGAAGGACTGGATCGACGAGTGGCGGTGGTGGCTCGGTGGAGCGGTCATCATGACGGGAATATGGGGGGTAACCAGCATCATGGGCGGAGCACTGCTGCCGTTCTGGCCGCTGGTTCCGCTCGGAATCTGGGCAGCGATCCTGGTGGCGGCTGCCATCTGGCCGGACGAGAGTTCCGGCAGTCGGAGATAA
- a CDS encoding CHAT domain-containing protein — protein MTVSRADGISLSRTLIAQSPDVARRRAEQTLAEDPSPRPRATALWLLGMARRELGESDTAHRLLYQAAAVASRAGVPDTAAHARASRLGSMAMRHGTSGMAGTSLGRMSTAVSSARALVPLHLGVAAAQRGRFGSALAGFDTALGEMAGADEQLLCGLLSNRGLALMYSERFGEARHDLERARSIAEERTLTYLHGVTVQNLGCLAVRNGDVPGALSLFAEAAPLVPAARQAALWLDRTDALLTAGMTGQAEHALTEVQRLLPPRGASTSDLTAFSLLRAKIHLARGASEEAGRHAQRVRRWFPSDSMWARLGALLEWAARNGTSHSHALGPVAEEAARGTGIRNNRKAPRPRSRARPHSSVPDVRTGAASAALARCVPTTPLGPLSVAVPNQRHTDALGALALGEHERARSELLRRPADGQPAVAVHHVEAIAQTRTHSQEIASAGAEIAMADGDAAAALEWVEHSRTPGIRPSPCRDREWGGLLERCRSEYTRADDGEGTAPEQLRSTTARLGIAQWHSGCARPSAPPRTVAPLPQEFRRHLRDRVFLCYAHVGGAPVAFTFSNGRSGIHELAPRGEIEDAVAKLVSAARFNAVFPGGAAQRDLTRAAQRVEHALLRPVAAAVGDRPLVIAPAAYAQSLPWGLLPSLRGRDITVVPSGRSWLESLDHCRGARGTALLAAGAGIGGGETEVRSLRRLYPGARVLTGKDATVRTLLEELGGADVAHVAAHGWTPASAPMLSGLSMADGPVFAYDLERLPRVPNLCVLSSCWLGRSVPSDTGSPLGLSSALLALGSATVVAGVLPVRDHDITPAMTRMHGAIHAGATPSRAVADHLADAGFVCFGAGA, from the coding sequence GTGACGGTTTCCCGTGCCGACGGAATCTCCCTCTCCCGCACCCTCATCGCGCAAAGCCCGGACGTCGCCCGCCGGCGGGCGGAACAGACACTCGCGGAGGACCCCTCCCCCCGCCCACGAGCCACAGCGTTGTGGCTGCTGGGAATGGCGCGGCGGGAGCTCGGGGAGTCCGACACCGCCCACCGCCTGCTGTACCAGGCGGCCGCTGTCGCCTCCCGGGCCGGCGTACCCGACACAGCAGCCCACGCGCGGGCCTCCCGGTTGGGTTCCATGGCCATGCGGCACGGCACGAGCGGTATGGCGGGAACCTCCCTGGGACGTATGAGTACCGCCGTTTCCTCGGCACGCGCCCTCGTTCCGCTGCACCTCGGGGTCGCCGCCGCCCAGCGCGGACGGTTCGGTTCCGCGTTGGCCGGTTTCGACACCGCCCTGGGCGAGATGGCCGGTGCGGACGAACAGCTGCTGTGCGGGCTCCTCAGCAACCGCGGCCTCGCCCTGATGTACTCGGAGCGTTTCGGGGAAGCCCGCCACGACCTGGAACGGGCCCGCTCCATAGCGGAGGAGCGCACGCTGACCTACCTGCACGGCGTCACCGTGCAGAACCTGGGGTGCCTCGCGGTCCGGAACGGCGACGTTCCCGGCGCCCTCTCCCTCTTCGCCGAGGCCGCTCCTCTGGTTCCCGCAGCGAGGCAGGCCGCGTTGTGGCTGGACCGCACGGACGCGCTCCTCACCGCCGGCATGACGGGCCAGGCCGAACACGCCCTCACCGAGGTGCAGCGCCTCCTCCCACCGCGGGGAGCCTCCACCTCCGACCTCACCGCCTTCTCCCTGCTGCGCGCCAAGATCCACCTCGCTCGGGGCGCCTCTGAGGAGGCGGGCCGCCACGCGCAGCGTGTGCGCCGCTGGTTCCCCTCCGACTCCATGTGGGCACGGCTCGGCGCTCTCCTGGAATGGGCGGCCCGCAACGGGACCAGTCACAGCCACGCTCTCGGGCCGGTCGCGGAGGAGGCAGCGCGCGGCACCGGAATACGCAACAACCGTAAGGCTCCACGGCCGCGTTCCCGTGCCCGGCCGCACTCCTCGGTTCCGGACGTCCGCACGGGGGCGGCGTCGGCCGCGCTCGCCCGTTGCGTGCCGACTACCCCGTTGGGTCCGCTCTCCGTGGCTGTCCCCAACCAGCGGCACACCGACGCGCTCGGTGCTCTCGCCCTCGGCGAGCACGAACGGGCCCGAAGCGAGCTCCTGCGGCGGCCGGCGGACGGGCAGCCGGCCGTCGCCGTCCACCACGTGGAAGCGATCGCCCAGACCCGCACGCACAGCCAGGAGATCGCCAGCGCCGGCGCGGAGATAGCGATGGCCGACGGGGACGCTGCCGCCGCACTGGAATGGGTCGAGCACAGCCGCACGCCCGGGATCCGCCCGTCCCCGTGCCGGGACCGGGAATGGGGCGGGCTGCTGGAGCGGTGCCGTTCCGAGTACACCAGGGCCGACGACGGGGAAGGCACAGCCCCGGAACAGTTGCGCAGCACGACCGCCCGGCTGGGGATCGCGCAGTGGCACAGCGGATGCGCACGACCCTCCGCTCCTCCGCGAACGGTGGCACCCCTGCCGCAGGAGTTCCGCCGCCACCTACGGGACCGGGTGTTCCTGTGTTACGCCCATGTCGGCGGCGCACCCGTGGCGTTCACGTTCTCCAACGGCCGGAGCGGCATCCACGAACTCGCGCCCCGGGGAGAGATCGAGGACGCGGTGGCGAAGCTGGTGAGCGCCGCGCGGTTCAACGCCGTCTTCCCTGGCGGAGCTGCCCAGCGGGACCTCACCCGCGCGGCGCAACGGGTGGAACACGCCCTTCTCCGTCCCGTCGCCGCAGCCGTCGGCGACCGTCCGCTGGTCATCGCCCCGGCAGCGTACGCGCAGTCGCTTCCGTGGGGACTCCTCCCGTCGCTGCGCGGCCGCGACATCACCGTCGTACCGTCCGGACGGTCCTGGCTGGAGAGCCTCGACCACTGCCGAGGCGCACGCGGCACGGCGCTGCTCGCCGCCGGGGCGGGGATCGGCGGCGGCGAGACGGAGGTCCGGAGTCTGCGTCGGCTCTACCCCGGCGCACGCGTCCTTACCGGGAAGGACGCCACGGTGAGGACACTGCTGGAAGAGCTCGGCGGCGCCGACGTGGCGCACGTGGCGGCGCACGGCTGGACCCCCGCGTCCGCTCCCATGCTGTCCGGGCTGTCCATGGCGGACGGGCCCGTCTTCGCCTACGACCTGGAACGGCTCCCCCGCGTTCCCAATCTGTGCGTGCTGTCGTCCTGCTGGCTCGGACGGTCGGTCCCCTCCGACACCGGGAGCCCACTCGGATTGAGTTCGGCCCTCCTGGCGCTGGGCTCGGCGACCGTCGTCGCCGGGGTCCTTCCGGTGCGCGACCACGACATCACCCCCGCGATGACCCGCATGCACGGTGCCATCCACGCGGGGGCGACACCGAGCCGCGCGGTCGCCGACCATCTGGCGGACGCCGGGTTCGTCTGCTTCGGCGCCGGAGCGTAG
- a CDS encoding sodium:solute symporter, whose amino-acid sequence MQPLDLVVIAAYLLCSAWVGLRLSGKQHNVRDYFLGSRQLPWWAVCLSVVATETSALTVISVPAVAYIGDITFLQLAIGYLIGRIIVAFVLLPRYYNGEMATAYAYFGLRFGRGMQSTASVAFLFTRLLADGVRLFAAAIPMKVILDSYGLEMSYFTIIAGLGVVTILYTFIGGIRAVVWVDVLQMALYAAGAVIALGFITSSLDVNFLSVAAEEGKTRFLDLTSNPFAAPYATVTALVAGALLSTASHGADQIVVQRLLGCRSLRDAQKAVIGSAVVVFFQFALFLTVGLALFSYYEGASIEQLGLDQNDEIFPTYIIEGLPAGLSGLLLAGMMASAMSTLSSSLSALSSSTMADLYQKFTRRSLSEAQGLRLGRIFTLGWGLVFIGAGALFTGTDNPVIELGLSVAGLTYGGLLGAFFLGLWVRRARQLDAVIAFTAAVVTTVWLFVFQPEVVEFTWYTGIGLAIVLVVGYLLSRRHRDGAPGADAARAPDPHSTEEAQDHA is encoded by the coding sequence GTGCAACCACTCGATCTCGTCGTCATCGCCGCCTACCTGCTGTGTTCCGCGTGGGTGGGGCTGCGTCTCTCCGGCAAGCAGCACAACGTCAGGGACTACTTCCTCGGCAGCAGGCAGCTGCCGTGGTGGGCCGTGTGCCTCTCCGTCGTGGCGACGGAGACCAGCGCGCTGACCGTGATCAGTGTCCCCGCGGTCGCCTACATCGGCGACATCACCTTCCTCCAGTTAGCCATCGGCTACCTGATCGGACGGATCATCGTCGCGTTCGTCCTGCTACCCCGGTACTACAACGGCGAGATGGCGACCGCCTACGCGTACTTCGGCCTGCGTTTCGGCCGCGGCATGCAGAGCACGGCCTCGGTGGCGTTCCTGTTCACCCGGCTACTCGCCGACGGGGTGCGGCTCTTCGCCGCCGCCATCCCGATGAAGGTCATCCTGGACTCCTACGGCCTGGAGATGTCCTACTTCACGATCATCGCCGGCCTCGGTGTCGTCACGATCCTCTACACCTTCATCGGCGGCATCAGGGCCGTCGTGTGGGTGGACGTGCTGCAGATGGCCCTGTACGCGGCCGGAGCCGTCATCGCGCTGGGGTTCATCACCAGCAGTCTCGACGTGAACTTCCTCAGCGTCGCGGCGGAGGAGGGCAAGACCCGGTTCCTGGACCTCACCTCCAACCCGTTCGCGGCCCCCTACGCCACGGTCACCGCGCTGGTCGCGGGAGCACTGCTGTCGACCGCCTCGCACGGCGCGGACCAGATCGTCGTCCAGCGGCTGCTCGGCTGCCGGAGCCTGCGGGACGCGCAGAAAGCCGTCATCGGCAGCGCCGTCGTGGTGTTCTTCCAGTTCGCCCTGTTCCTCACCGTGGGACTGGCGCTGTTCAGCTACTACGAGGGCGCCTCGATCGAACAACTCGGTCTCGACCAGAACGACGAGATCTTCCCGACCTACATCATCGAGGGACTGCCCGCCGGACTGTCCGGCCTGCTCCTCGCCGGGATGATGGCCTCGGCCATGAGCACGCTGTCCTCCTCCCTGTCCGCCCTGTCCTCCTCCACCATGGCCGACCTCTACCAGAAGTTCACCCGCCGGTCCCTCTCCGAGGCCCAGGGGCTCAGGCTCGGCAGGATCTTCACGCTCGGCTGGGGGCTCGTGTTCATCGGTGCCGGCGCCCTGTTCACCGGCACCGACAACCCCGTCATCGAGTTGGGGCTGTCCGTCGCGGGACTCACCTACGGCGGGCTGCTCGGGGCGTTCTTCCTCGGGCTGTGGGTCCGCAGGGCGCGCCAGCTCGACGCCGTCATCGCGTTCACCGCAGCCGTGGTCACGACGGTGTGGCTGTTCGTCTTCCAGCCCGAGGTGGTGGAGTTCACGTGGTACACGGGTATCGGTCTGGCCATCGTGCTCGTGGTCGGCTACCTCCTGTCCCGGCGGCACCGGGACGGCGCCCCGGGGGCCGACGCCGCCCGCGCTCCCGACCCCCACAGCACGGAGGAGGCACAGGACCACGCATAG
- a CDS encoding DUF5709 domain-containing protein, whose product MTERNPDGHGDPVNEEAADWEEAGLPAQEDSTEDQTLPGDRPSAMSEFGSAGTEREAGEPLDTALSRDQPDTRGARGSAARVEEERTPQSPDDQEEGMRLVAEDEGVRRDEEDTLIAEDAGEDRGAHTPEEQAVHERHERGRR is encoded by the coding sequence ATGACGGAGAGGAACCCGGACGGACACGGCGACCCGGTCAACGAGGAAGCCGCGGACTGGGAGGAAGCCGGACTACCGGCCCAGGAGGACAGCACCGAGGACCAGACGCTCCCGGGCGACCGGCCGAGTGCCATGTCGGAGTTCGGCTCCGCCGGCACGGAGCGGGAGGCCGGGGAGCCCCTGGACACCGCCCTCTCCCGGGACCAGCCGGACACCCGGGGAGCACGCGGCAGCGCGGCACGCGTGGAGGAGGAGCGGACACCGCAAAGCCCCGACGACCAGGAGGAGGGGATGCGCCTCGTCGCGGAGGACGAGGGAGTGCGCCGCGACGAGGAGGACACGCTCATCGCCGAGGACGCGGGAGAGGACCGCGGAGCTCACACTCCCGAGGAGCAGGCGGTCCACGAGCGCCACGAACGCGGGCGGCGGTGA
- a CDS encoding RNA polymerase sigma factor, which translates to MRVRDQPDGDVPTGELVKRALEGGDPAAWESLIGRYVRRVRAVVRSYGLSTHDAQDAEQTVWFRLSDHLARIRSPDRIGAWLASTAHDECRKQLRLSRRVTPADPAQLDAVDHHSPETLHLDAETARRVHGAITQLGEPDRTVAALDLHAPRSPASDVAEFTGLPQREVPTVRRRARRRLRRILTSNDQRKGSGYVR; encoded by the coding sequence GTGCGGGTGCGAGACCAGCCCGACGGAGACGTCCCAACCGGCGAACTGGTCAAACGTGCCCTGGAGGGAGGGGATCCCGCAGCGTGGGAGTCCCTCATCGGCCGCTACGTCCGCAGGGTCCGTGCGGTGGTGCGTTCCTACGGCCTCTCCACCCACGACGCCCAGGACGCGGAGCAGACGGTGTGGTTCCGCCTCTCCGACCATCTCGCCCGCATACGTTCCCCCGACCGGATCGGCGCCTGGCTCGCTTCCACGGCACACGACGAGTGCCGCAAACAGCTGCGTCTGAGCCGCCGCGTCACTCCCGCCGACCCCGCCCAGCTCGACGCCGTCGACCATCACAGCCCCGAAACGTTGCATCTGGACGCTGAGACGGCCCGCCGGGTACACGGGGCCATAACCCAGCTGGGCGAGCCGGACCGGACCGTGGCCGCCCTGGACCTGCACGCTCCCCGCTCTCCCGCGAGTGACGTGGCGGAGTTCACCGGATTGCCGCAGCGGGAGGTTCCCACTGTGCGCCGCCGCGCGCGGCGGCGGCTACGCCGGATCCTCACGTCGAACGACCAGCGGAAAGGGTCAGGATATGTCCGATGA
- a CDS encoding MBL fold metallo-hydrolase — MTYSGDTRVGGPADTRDLSELTISKLAVGPMDNNAYLLRCKRSGEAVLIDAANEADRLLELIGGTGLARAITTHRHQDHWQALAEVVGVTGARTVAHPDDSSELPVSVDDPVEHGERVPVGESELGVIHLRGHTPGSIALRYDGPDGRTHLFTGDSLFPGGVGKTFSTEAFTSLIDDVEGRVFAELGDDTWVYPGHGKDTTLGAERPHLAEWRARGW; from the coding sequence GTGACCTACTCCGGAGATACGCGGGTCGGTGGACCCGCCGACACACGTGACCTGTCCGAGTTGACGATCAGCAAACTCGCCGTGGGGCCGATGGACAACAACGCCTACCTGCTGCGCTGCAAACGCAGCGGGGAAGCGGTCCTCATCGACGCCGCGAACGAGGCCGACCGCCTGTTGGAACTCATCGGCGGCACGGGGCTGGCGAGGGCGATCACCACGCACCGGCACCAGGACCACTGGCAAGCCCTGGCCGAGGTCGTGGGAGTGACCGGGGCGCGGACCGTGGCCCACCCCGACGACAGCTCCGAACTTCCGGTGTCCGTGGACGATCCGGTGGAGCACGGTGAGCGGGTTCCGGTCGGGGAGAGCGAGCTGGGGGTGATCCACCTGCGCGGCCACACCCCGGGGTCGATCGCGTTGCGCTACGACGGCCCGGACGGGCGCACGCACCTCTTCACCGGGGACAGCCTGTTCCCGGGAGGTGTCGGGAAAACCTTCTCGACGGAGGCGTTCACGTCACTGATCGACGACGTGGAGGGGCGCGTCTTCGCCGAGCTGGGCGACGACACCTGGGTGTACCCGGGCCACGGGAAGGACACCACGCTGGGCGCCGAGCGCCCGCACCTGGCCGAGTGGCGTGCCCGCGGCTGGTGA
- a CDS encoding DUF1707 SHOCT-like domain-containing protein, whose translation MDEEQVPPDLMRAGDIDRDAVTERLTYAFQEGRLTLDEYHERLDRAMRAVVMRDLAPLTSDLPAPPPPAPRTESEAGQEVSDERQERWRQRLEPWRGLAAISVILVGIWGVTSVISGELLPFWPLIPIGFMFMFTLAGAVGGTYLDGSEQRSPLERPDSDDP comes from the coding sequence ATGGACGAGGAACAAGTACCGCCCGACCTCATGCGCGCCGGCGACATCGACCGCGATGCCGTCACCGAACGCCTGACGTACGCCTTCCAGGAAGGGCGGCTGACGCTGGACGAGTACCACGAGCGTCTGGACCGCGCCATGCGTGCCGTTGTCATGCGCGACCTCGCTCCGCTCACCAGCGACCTTCCCGCTCCACCGCCGCCAGCCCCGAGAACCGAGTCGGAGGCGGGGCAGGAGGTTTCCGACGAACGCCAGGAACGGTGGCGGCAGCGGCTGGAACCGTGGCGCGGTCTCGCGGCGATCTCCGTCATCCTGGTGGGGATCTGGGGTGTAACGAGCGTGATCTCCGGTGAGCTGCTGCCGTTCTGGCCGCTGATCCCCATCGGTTTCATGTTCATGTTCACGCTGGCGGGAGCGGTCGGCGGAACGTACCTCGACGGGAGCGAGCAGCGTTCCCCGTTGGAGCGTCCGGACAGCGACGACCCGTGA